One genomic window of Desulfitobacterium chlororespirans DSM 11544 includes the following:
- a CDS encoding DUF362 domain-containing protein gives MAYVINSECISCGACEAECPVGAISAGDDLYVIDADTCTDCGSCAGVCPTGAPNPA, from the coding sequence ATGGCATATGTAATTAATTCTGAGTGCATCAGCTGCGGAGCTTGTGAAGCAGAATGTCCAGTAGGTGCGATCAGCGCCGGAGATGATCTTTACGTCATTGATGCCGACACTTGCACTGATTGTGGTTCTTGTGCTGGAGTTTGCCCGACTGGCGCTCCAAATCCAGCTTAA
- a CDS encoding methyl-accepting chemotaxis protein, which translates to MSLVMNGSEDLKQVSLFKYIGQTLKVVIPAVVVIAAVIQFILKLPQFEMLVVCGGYLIAGLGIAVAASFRNYNRFLKPIQQMEIGILQVAKGELNTQIQVTSAEMAAVTQAFNAMTKSFREIIHKIRIMANEWVESIDELSANSEEIAAKNEEVSQHIAGMSNGMAQQTTVISRAMDSFRALQDTIQIIAERAHSVAQEAGISQGNAEKGLDGLSGIVQAMQDTNTTVDEASERIKNLDEQSQQIVSITATIASIARQTNLLALNAAIEAARAGEHGRGFAVVADEIRKLAEGVSISTDEVAEITNGIQETITATVDAMKVADSKVENSLQQTLAARQALEIIVKSTKQVSSDISEIAASGEQILTHMEGVTNQSRQVEYIAAEAEVSTREIEQASAEVAASMQNIAGAAQSLVSMAIELREQVAGFKV; encoded by the coding sequence ATGAGCCTTGTGATGAATGGCTCCGAGGATTTAAAACAGGTTAGCCTTTTCAAGTATATCGGGCAGACCCTGAAGGTGGTCATTCCTGCGGTTGTCGTGATAGCGGCGGTGATTCAATTTATTCTGAAATTACCTCAGTTTGAAATGTTGGTGGTTTGCGGGGGGTATCTGATAGCGGGTTTGGGGATTGCTGTAGCGGCCTCTTTTCGGAATTATAATCGTTTTTTAAAGCCTATTCAGCAGATGGAAATTGGGATATTGCAGGTGGCGAAGGGTGAGCTGAATACGCAAATTCAGGTTACCAGTGCGGAAATGGCAGCAGTGACCCAGGCCTTTAATGCGATGACGAAAAGTTTTCGGGAGATTATTCATAAGATCAGAATCATGGCCAATGAATGGGTTGAGTCCATTGATGAGCTTTCTGCAAACTCGGAGGAGATAGCGGCTAAGAATGAAGAAGTCAGCCAACATATAGCGGGAATGTCCAATGGGATGGCCCAGCAAACGACGGTTATCTCCCGGGCCATGGATTCCTTCAGGGCTCTGCAGGATACTATTCAGATTATTGCGGAGCGAGCCCATTCGGTGGCCCAGGAAGCAGGCATTTCTCAAGGAAATGCCGAAAAGGGATTGGATGGTCTGTCGGGAATTGTCCAGGCTATGCAGGATACCAATACCACGGTGGATGAGGCCTCCGAGCGTATCAAGAATTTAGATGAGCAATCTCAGCAAATTGTTTCGATTACGGCGACCATAGCTTCCATTGCGCGTCAGACCAATCTTTTGGCTCTTAACGCTGCCATCGAAGCAGCCAGGGCCGGCGAGCATGGCCGGGGTTTTGCGGTAGTAGCTGATGAGATTCGCAAGTTAGCGGAAGGGGTATCGATCTCTACCGATGAGGTGGCCGAGATCACCAATGGTATTCAGGAAACCATCACAGCCACGGTGGACGCCATGAAAGTGGCCGATTCGAAAGTGGAGAATTCTTTACAACAGACTTTGGCGGCCCGGCAGGCTTTGGAGATTATTGTGAAGTCCACCAAACAAGTGTCCAGTGATATTTCGGAAATTGCCGCTTCCGGCGAGCAAATCTTAACTCATATGGAAGGGGTCACCAATCAATCCCGGCAAGTAGAATATATCGCAGCGGAAGCCGAAGTGTCCACAAGGGAGATCGAGCAGGCTTCGGCTGAGGTTGCGGCAAGTATGCAGAATATTGCCGGGGCTGCGCAAAGTTTGGTAAGTATGGCTATCGAACTTAGAGAGCAGGTCGCGGGTTTTAAGGTATAG
- a CDS encoding vWA domain-containing protein, with the protein MQRSELDRHLLEFIGLLREGGISVNLTEFQDALQGLTLIGMEDKSRVEGILQSTLVKSVNQLPWFQEVFRVFFAPPEAKSAWQKEAQEKAESWKKGVAQSREELRFQGEELKFSDEQLATYMNLPEAEKERLKQFLERSEEGTRNGMQLDHSFQPMVEKMLHGSLEYWKRKLGEDFPITPPGQEGLLNEAQRAMRQKEMHYLTKDLKDIPPEEWPEVSKLIRRLSRRLASQVSRRLGQGKRGSLDMRRTVRENLRYGGVLLKQTYRKRRKGKPKFVLVCDMSGSMLKYTEFILQFIYGLTSLVSGIETYVFASHLVNITSKLRGAQTFQGMLNTSMTDLVGEFGGGTNLAVSLEELHEHYGSSLSRRTVLFILSDAQTLEGEKAAVYLKKTRGKVREIIWLNTLPEKRWKDVRAIELFQPYCQMFECNTLGHLQDILKKSTGFV; encoded by the coding sequence GTGCAACGAAGTGAACTGGATCGTCATCTGCTGGAATTTATTGGCCTTCTGCGTGAAGGGGGCATCTCGGTCAACCTCACTGAGTTTCAGGATGCGCTGCAGGGGTTAACCCTCATCGGCATGGAAGATAAGTCCCGGGTGGAAGGGATTTTGCAGAGTACTTTGGTAAAATCCGTGAATCAGCTTCCCTGGTTCCAAGAGGTCTTTCGTGTGTTCTTTGCCCCGCCTGAAGCTAAGTCCGCCTGGCAAAAGGAAGCTCAGGAGAAAGCGGAGAGCTGGAAAAAAGGAGTGGCCCAGAGCCGGGAGGAATTGCGTTTTCAGGGCGAAGAGCTGAAGTTCTCCGATGAACAGCTGGCAACGTACATGAACCTTCCGGAAGCGGAAAAAGAGCGGTTGAAGCAGTTTCTTGAACGGTCAGAAGAGGGGACGAGAAATGGGATGCAGCTGGATCACTCTTTCCAACCCATGGTGGAAAAAATGCTTCATGGCTCCCTGGAATACTGGAAGCGCAAGCTGGGAGAAGATTTTCCAATTACACCTCCGGGGCAGGAAGGGTTATTGAACGAAGCCCAGCGGGCTATGCGCCAAAAGGAAATGCATTATCTGACCAAGGATTTGAAAGATATACCCCCGGAGGAATGGCCTGAGGTCAGTAAATTAATCCGCCGCTTATCCCGCAGGCTTGCTTCTCAGGTCTCCCGCAGACTGGGTCAGGGAAAACGGGGAAGCCTGGATATGCGGCGCACCGTCCGGGAAAATCTGCGTTATGGAGGAGTCTTATTAAAGCAAACCTATCGTAAACGGCGCAAGGGTAAGCCCAAATTTGTGCTTGTCTGCGATATGTCGGGCTCCATGTTGAAATATACGGAGTTTATCCTGCAATTTATCTATGGTTTAACCAGCTTGGTTTCCGGAATCGAGACCTATGTCTTTGCCAGCCATTTGGTTAATATTACCTCTAAGCTGAGAGGCGCTCAAACTTTTCAGGGGATGCTCAACACTTCGATGACGGATTTAGTGGGGGAATTTGGCGGGGGTACCAATCTTGCCGTGTCTCTGGAGGAACTCCATGAGCATTATGGTAGTTCCCTCAGCCGCCGGACGGTGCTCTTCATCCTCAGTGATGCGCAAACTCTTGAAGGGGAAAAGGCCGCCGTCTATTTAAAGAAGACCCGCGGCAAAGTCAGGGAGATCATCTGGTTGAACACCTTACCTGAGAAACGCTGGAAAGATGTCAGAGCCATCGAGCTTTTTCAACCTTATTGCCAAATGTTTGAATGCAACACCTTAGGGCATTTGCAGGATATCCTGAAGAAATCAACCGGGTTTGTTTAA
- a CDS encoding YlbF family regulator: MSIYETAQQLAQQIKESDEYRDFIVAKELMKADEGQYKMIRDFQMKQFEIQQAQLFQLDISQGKQQELERLYSLLSLNPAAREYLEAEFRISRMINDVQKIIGEAIIDVLPLGFEDNDQPQILA, encoded by the coding sequence ATGTCTATTTACGAGACAGCCCAGCAATTGGCTCAGCAAATCAAAGAATCTGATGAGTATCGCGACTTTATCGTCGCCAAAGAGTTGATGAAAGCTGATGAAGGCCAGTACAAAATGATTCGCGATTTCCAGATGAAGCAATTTGAAATCCAGCAAGCACAGCTTTTTCAGCTGGATATCTCACAAGGCAAGCAGCAGGAGCTTGAACGTCTATACAGTTTGTTAAGTCTTAATCCTGCGGCCCGGGAGTACTTGGAAGCAGAATTTCGTATATCGCGCATGATTAATGATGTACAGAAAATCATTGGGGAAGCCATCATTGATGTATTGCCCCTGGGCTTCGAAGATAATGACCAGCCACAAATATTGGCTTAG
- a CDS encoding histidinol-phosphatase HisJ family protein, translating into MLDMHVHLTGHGDRLATAETIREFLDQARRVGLKQIGFADHDVYYDELNLPLIREVAEEYPDLKVAVGLEVDYRPSDEGKIKTLLEQFPFDFVIGSVHELNGWAFDYPEEEAVHRQKDPDGMYEEYFRWVEMAAASDLFTTMGHFDLIKLFGVRPRTDILRLAGGALAQIQKKGLVIELNTAGRYKPVGEYYPEVKIIQEIKRRGIPMTLSSDAHRAEHVGRDAGRAAQLLKDLGIKDIVGFDHGQKEYYPL; encoded by the coding sequence ATGTTGGATATGCATGTACACCTTACCGGTCATGGGGATCGTTTGGCCACGGCGGAAACGATACGGGAGTTCCTGGATCAAGCCCGGAGGGTGGGTCTGAAACAGATCGGCTTCGCGGATCATGATGTTTATTATGACGAGCTGAATCTGCCGCTGATCCGGGAAGTGGCTGAAGAGTATCCTGATCTAAAGGTTGCTGTCGGCCTGGAAGTGGATTATCGACCGTCAGATGAGGGGAAAATCAAAACCCTCTTGGAGCAATTTCCTTTTGACTTTGTCATAGGCTCTGTTCATGAGCTGAATGGGTGGGCTTTCGATTATCCTGAGGAGGAGGCCGTTCATCGTCAGAAAGATCCGGATGGGATGTATGAGGAGTATTTTCGTTGGGTGGAGATGGCGGCTGCCAGCGATCTTTTTACCACCATGGGTCATTTCGATCTCATAAAGCTTTTTGGAGTCCGGCCCCGGACGGATATTCTCCGTTTAGCAGGCGGGGCATTGGCGCAGATTCAAAAAAAGGGGCTGGTCATCGAGCTTAACACCGCCGGACGGTACAAACCGGTAGGTGAATATTACCCTGAGGTGAAAATCATTCAAGAGATTAAGCGTCGCGGCATTCCCATGACCTTGAGCTCAGATGCCCATAGAGCGGAGCATGTAGGACGTGATGCCGGGAGGGCTGCCCAACTTCTGAAAGATTTGGGGATAAAAGATATTGTTGGATTTGACCATGGACAAAAAGAATATTACCCGCTGTGA
- a CDS encoding beta-galactosidase, translated as MFNKRLYLLVLTFAIALGLLIWNWNSTPGVFLKTSSFLASVDRWEMDLGGQWKIYPSLRQAWITETEQEGKGIDSPITGGEYGYLPSSKEFQVALKTFKIPAEWNARSIMLQINGVYGHCDLYLNGMESAHRIGSIVGEGGSERIQIPVTALNHGQDNLLLLELSAPSAQKATFLGSGYPDKGRITGRIALQAVMETSLENPRTQVTWEDAMARVQVDFQLSHHGFSEYGPWTVQGIISDGSAEIAQAVTQVHSDESPVQNVSLAFQIPDGHLWSPEDPYLYQVYLTVSNSRGDRDDIAFALGLTSLAYQDGLFLLNGKELPIKGLALSPEKEAELRNQGDIEAWLKECKEQGYNLIYFLGQQPDEYWLLEADRAGIGLWIELPGSAMVPAQRLPEPRAWGEWAKTASLHPSVWAYTSGIGLEYNSQPLVKAYEQEVSSVTAPIPTFNLNLTDEESRVGSWGEIQQPQETQGSRGGLWPAEKWVSVIWAVLLVIVAWSNLAAVNWRYKELQNKKPKRALRMAWFWQGLAMITRQMTLAGILTALLFNTEVPWAQWVPNQWPLWEGIRMQSPWLIWVILGSLFSLLRLLQVGVVAPHLPGAPDTIGLAAWLERRYFWNWTVGVLWALQAWGIPRSVPFLVYMGFNFLFLPLKVRDVHRIGGGYAAFLWVPGIILLIGAVVAAFRWEDIFYAVHMVQQSNWLRLILFDG; from the coding sequence ATGTTTAATAAACGTCTTTACTTATTGGTTTTGACTTTTGCTATAGCTCTGGGACTGTTGATTTGGAATTGGAATTCTACACCCGGAGTGTTCCTGAAAACCTCCTCTTTTTTAGCCAGTGTTGACCGCTGGGAAATGGACCTGGGAGGGCAGTGGAAAATTTACCCTTCTTTGCGTCAAGCCTGGATTACGGAAACGGAACAGGAAGGAAAAGGGATTGACTCGCCGATCACAGGCGGGGAGTATGGCTATCTTCCTTCAAGCAAGGAATTTCAAGTGGCGCTGAAAACCTTTAAAATTCCGGCTGAATGGAATGCCCGCAGCATTATGCTCCAGATCAATGGAGTTTATGGCCATTGTGATCTTTATCTTAACGGGATGGAAAGTGCCCATCGCATTGGCAGTATAGTCGGCGAGGGGGGGAGCGAGCGTATCCAGATTCCTGTCACAGCCTTAAACCATGGTCAGGATAATTTGCTGCTGCTGGAGCTTTCCGCACCGTCTGCTCAGAAAGCCACCTTTCTAGGCTCGGGCTATCCGGATAAAGGCAGGATTACCGGGCGCATAGCTTTACAAGCAGTTATGGAGACCAGTCTTGAAAACCCGCGCACTCAGGTGACATGGGAAGATGCTATGGCCCGGGTTCAAGTTGATTTTCAGCTGAGTCATCATGGGTTTTCCGAATATGGACCATGGACTGTTCAGGGGATAATTTCTGATGGCTCGGCAGAGATTGCTCAAGCTGTAACTCAAGTTCATTCCGATGAAAGCCCTGTGCAGAATGTGAGCTTGGCTTTTCAGATTCCTGATGGACATCTTTGGAGTCCGGAAGATCCTTATCTCTATCAAGTGTATTTGACTGTAAGCAACTCGCGGGGTGATCGTGACGATATTGCCTTTGCGCTGGGGCTTACATCTTTGGCATATCAGGATGGGCTGTTTCTTTTGAATGGGAAGGAATTGCCCATTAAAGGGCTGGCCCTGTCACCGGAAAAAGAGGCTGAACTGAGAAATCAAGGCGATATTGAAGCTTGGCTTAAGGAGTGCAAGGAGCAAGGTTATAATCTTATCTACTTTCTCGGCCAGCAGCCGGATGAGTATTGGCTGCTGGAAGCAGATCGAGCGGGGATAGGGCTGTGGATAGAGCTGCCAGGCAGTGCCATGGTTCCGGCGCAACGTCTTCCCGAGCCCAGGGCGTGGGGGGAATGGGCGAAAACAGCCAGTCTTCACCCCTCGGTATGGGCTTATACTTCCGGAATCGGTTTGGAGTACAACTCCCAGCCCCTGGTAAAAGCCTATGAGCAGGAAGTCAGCTCTGTAACGGCGCCAATCCCCACTTTCAACTTAAATCTGACCGATGAAGAATCAAGGGTCGGATCTTGGGGAGAAATTCAGCAACCTCAAGAGACTCAGGGAAGCCGAGGGGGATTATGGCCTGCAGAAAAGTGGGTCAGTGTGATCTGGGCGGTTCTCTTGGTCATCGTAGCCTGGTCAAACCTGGCGGCAGTGAACTGGCGCTACAAAGAGCTCCAGAATAAGAAGCCTAAACGTGCCTTGCGCATGGCGTGGTTCTGGCAGGGCTTGGCTATGATTACCCGGCAAATGACCCTGGCCGGTATACTGACGGCCCTTCTTTTTAACACCGAGGTTCCCTGGGCGCAGTGGGTTCCCAATCAATGGCCGTTATGGGAAGGAATAAGGATGCAATCCCCCTGGTTGATATGGGTGATTTTGGGCAGTTTGTTTTCTTTATTGCGTTTGCTGCAAGTGGGCGTGGTGGCACCGCACCTGCCTGGGGCTCCTGATACCATAGGTCTGGCGGCTTGGCTGGAAAGAAGGTACTTCTGGAATTGGACGGTCGGTGTGTTATGGGCCCTGCAAGCCTGGGGGATACCCCGCTCAGTACCTTTCTTGGTCTATATGGGCTTTAACTTTCTTTTCCTCCCTCTCAAGGTTCGGGATGTCCATCGTATTGGCGGTGGTTATGCCGCTTTTCTGTGGGTGCCGGGTATCATTCTCCTGATAGGGGCGGTGGTGGCTGCTTTCCGATGGGAAGACATCTTTTATGCCGTCCATATGGTTCAGCAGTCCAATTGGCTGAGGCTGATCCTGTTTGATGGCTGA
- a CDS encoding metallopeptidase TldD-related protein, with amino-acid sequence MMKLVKQLEGFLQRAKKEPLNDELRIRDWRLMVQEARLISLGIKENSPGSVYTPPSSRQGESGEVYIIWEDGRLTQAQVQTPPPHEGSAYWQSQLEEWRQAAYEDPGGADIPAPEPLPLVTVEDQGIERILAGEDGILFEQLAKLLGDTPSGIHLNAGIQASWGYRHNRNSHGLAVSHQQSQYALSYSFDSLVGAGFAKRRLIRPEEWEILWQRTLGYYEALQKESSEINAQTAVVFSPSVVGELLGQFIYPNLVGQTILEGQSAFKVEDFKNHQLVFHEDLSLYVDPLRPLEWSSYLLTSEGVPAKQTVLIQRGSLHSPILRMKDAKAWGAPPTGISYGTSGLYLKSAQEKPWEEVLEGIEDGILILSVLGMHTQNSVSGDYSLSAPQSLRILKGKIVGKRDVKINGNFFRDLAGAETLLGKAEIELKPYLVVKTGVQNS; translated from the coding sequence ATGATGAAACTTGTGAAACAGCTTGAGGGATTCCTCCAAAGAGCCAAAAAAGAACCCTTAAACGATGAATTAAGAATCCGGGACTGGAGATTGATGGTCCAGGAAGCCAGGCTTATCTCCCTGGGAATTAAAGAAAACTCCCCGGGCAGTGTCTACACTCCGCCCAGCAGCCGTCAAGGAGAGAGTGGAGAAGTCTATATTATTTGGGAGGATGGACGATTAACCCAGGCTCAGGTCCAAACCCCTCCTCCCCATGAGGGAAGCGCATATTGGCAGAGTCAGCTGGAGGAATGGCGCCAGGCTGCTTACGAAGATCCGGGGGGAGCGGATATCCCCGCTCCTGAGCCTTTGCCATTAGTAACCGTAGAGGATCAGGGAATAGAGAGGATTTTGGCCGGTGAGGATGGAATTCTCTTCGAGCAACTGGCCAAGCTGCTGGGTGACACTCCCTCAGGAATTCATCTCAATGCCGGTATTCAAGCAAGCTGGGGGTATCGGCACAATCGGAACTCCCATGGCTTAGCCGTCAGCCACCAGCAGTCCCAATATGCCCTTTCCTATTCCTTTGACAGCTTGGTAGGGGCAGGATTTGCCAAGCGCAGGCTGATTCGCCCTGAAGAATGGGAAATTCTTTGGCAGCGAACCCTGGGCTATTATGAGGCATTGCAGAAGGAGTCTTCCGAGATTAACGCCCAAACTGCAGTGGTGTTTTCACCCAGTGTTGTCGGTGAGCTTTTGGGGCAATTTATCTACCCAAATCTTGTCGGGCAAACCATCCTGGAAGGACAAAGCGCCTTTAAAGTCGAAGATTTTAAAAATCATCAGCTGGTTTTTCATGAAGATCTGAGTCTCTATGTGGATCCTCTCCGCCCTCTGGAATGGAGTTCTTATCTCTTGACGTCAGAAGGAGTGCCGGCTAAGCAAACGGTACTGATTCAACGGGGAAGCCTGCACAGTCCCATCCTGCGGATGAAGGACGCCAAAGCCTGGGGAGCACCTCCCACAGGTATCTCCTACGGAACCTCAGGACTCTATCTTAAGTCTGCTCAGGAGAAGCCCTGGGAAGAGGTGCTTGAGGGGATTGAGGATGGAATTCTGATTCTCTCTGTTTTAGGGATGCACACCCAGAACAGTGTTTCCGGGGATTATTCCCTCAGTGCCCCGCAAAGTTTGCGTATCCTGAAGGGTAAAATTGTTGGCAAACGGGATGTGAAGATCAACGGGAACTTCTTTAGAGATTTGGCTGGGGCTGAGACCCTCCTGGGGAAAGCTGAGATTGAGCTGAAACCGTATCTTGTGGTGAAGACCGGGGTGCAGAATAGTTGA
- a CDS encoding DUF1858 domain-containing protein, producing MITKDMTVGQVLRSYPQTVQTFLELGMHCLGCPSSTMESIEGAALTHGKKPDELVEKLNKVIAAN from the coding sequence TTGATCACTAAGGACATGACAGTAGGTCAGGTTTTACGCAGCTATCCTCAGACGGTGCAGACTTTTCTGGAATTAGGCATGCATTGTTTAGGATGCCCTTCATCCACGATGGAAAGCATTGAAGGAGCAGCACTTACCCATGGCAAGAAACCGGATGAGTTGGTAGAGAAGCTGAACAAGGTGATTGCAGCGAATTAA
- a CDS encoding Fur family transcriptional regulator — protein MTAIEILKQLKDKGVRFTPQRQAILEFLLGTDTHPTAEEIYHHVKAKFPGVSLGTIYNTLNMLKEHGHILELSYGDMSSRFDGNPSNHYHVACTECGKIVDFHRPLLELEREVGSHTGFQVHGHRLEFYGVCPQCAARDIKKMN, from the coding sequence ATGACTGCCATCGAAATTCTTAAGCAGCTTAAGGACAAAGGGGTACGATTTACTCCCCAGCGTCAGGCTATTTTAGAGTTTCTTTTAGGTACGGATACTCATCCGACAGCTGAGGAAATCTATCATCATGTCAAGGCGAAGTTTCCCGGTGTGAGCTTGGGAACGATATACAATACCTTAAACATGTTGAAAGAACATGGACATATCTTGGAGCTTTCCTATGGAGATATGTCAAGCCGTTTTGATGGGAATCCTAGCAATCACTACCATGTGGCATGCACTGAATGTGGGAAAATCGTCGACTTCCATCGTCCTCTGCTGGAATTGGAGAGAGAAGTGGGTTCCCATACAGGCTTCCAAGTCCATGGACATCGTCTTGAGTTCTATGGGGTCTGTCCCCAATGTGCAGCACGGGATATAAAAAAGATGAATTAA
- a CDS encoding AAA family ATPase — protein sequence MKLDISLDQFEQELTKQGYITEKEDRIALTAYLAAQLEKPILVAGPPGVGKTEIAKVLSQVFAAPLIRLQCYEGLDENKALYEWNYQRQLIRIQMREEGLKEEDLFGLDYLLPRPLLQGLMSDEYTILLIDEIDKTDAEFEAFLLEVLGEFQVTIPEMGTVKAKRRPFVILTTNGERELSDALKRRCIFLHVNPPTVEKEVRILRTKYPELPDKLAFQVAKAVGILRERLALQKLPSIAETMDWAKALLVMGKTELDPAWVEATLNLLLKSKEDLELFYREMGAERLIWETKGM from the coding sequence ATGAAATTGGATATTTCGCTGGATCAATTTGAACAGGAATTGACAAAACAAGGCTATATAACGGAGAAAGAGGATCGAATCGCCCTCACAGCCTATCTAGCCGCCCAACTGGAAAAACCGATTCTGGTGGCCGGACCCCCTGGTGTGGGAAAGACGGAAATTGCCAAAGTGTTGAGTCAGGTATTTGCCGCGCCTCTCATTCGTCTCCAGTGTTATGAGGGACTTGATGAGAACAAAGCTCTCTATGAATGGAATTATCAGAGGCAGCTGATCAGAATTCAAATGAGAGAGGAGGGTCTTAAGGAAGAGGACTTATTTGGGCTGGATTACCTCTTGCCCCGCCCCCTTTTGCAGGGACTGATGAGTGATGAATACACCATATTGCTGATTGATGAGATCGATAAGACCGATGCGGAATTCGAGGCTTTTTTGCTGGAGGTCTTAGGTGAATTCCAGGTAACGATTCCCGAAATGGGAACGGTCAAAGCGAAAAGGCGTCCTTTTGTAATTTTAACCACCAATGGTGAACGGGAATTATCTGACGCCCTCAAACGGCGCTGTATCTTTCTCCATGTCAATCCCCCCACCGTGGAGAAGGAAGTGAGGATTCTCCGTACCAAATATCCTGAGTTACCTGATAAATTGGCCTTTCAGGTGGCTAAGGCCGTCGGTATTCTGCGGGAGCGCCTGGCTTTGCAAAAGCTTCCTTCCATTGCCGAGACCATGGATTGGGCCAAAGCTTTATTGGTCATGGGGAAAACGGAGCTTGACCCTGCCTGGGTAGAGGCTACTCTGAATCTGCTCCTCAAAAGCAAGGAAGATCTGGAGCTTTTCTATCGGGAGATGGGAGCAGAGCGGCTTATCTGGGAGACGAAAGGGATGTAA
- a CDS encoding HD-GYP domain-containing protein translates to MYGNEIRQLLTDLAWVDDISYYHSLRVGYLMNRFAETDMGKQFVKQAWVTRNEFVATGLLHDIAKLRWPLEILLSGERLKDLEREALLRLWGYMVEHPLVSEEIVMDYYKRTGNRFWERIAKGVVSHHENYSGDGYPYRLKGTEIPLLARGVRVFDHYVRDVEVRRHKNKSQDPGAVIKEMRSILGIHFDPYWGEKILDYLETTPVFPANLDQWLDEELKKNF, encoded by the coding sequence ATGTACGGTAATGAAATACGACAGCTGCTCACGGACTTGGCGTGGGTGGATGATATAAGCTATTACCATAGCTTAAGGGTAGGCTACCTGATGAATCGTTTCGCAGAAACGGACATGGGAAAGCAGTTTGTCAAGCAGGCTTGGGTTACACGAAATGAATTTGTGGCGACAGGACTTTTGCATGATATCGCCAAACTCCGCTGGCCCCTGGAAATACTTCTTTCCGGTGAACGTTTAAAAGATCTCGAACGGGAGGCGCTGCTTAGACTATGGGGCTATATGGTCGAACATCCTCTCGTCTCCGAAGAGATTGTCATGGACTATTATAAAAGGACCGGCAATCGTTTCTGGGAGAGGATTGCCAAAGGCGTGGTATCCCATCACGAGAACTATTCCGGAGACGGCTATCCTTATCGCTTGAAGGGCACGGAAATTCCCTTACTGGCACGGGGGGTGCGGGTTTTCGATCATTATGTCAGGGATGTTGAGGTCCGCCGGCATAAAAATAAATCCCAGGACCCCGGTGCAGTCATTAAAGAGATGCGTTCCATATTGGGAATCCATTTTGATCCCTATTGGGGTGAAAAAATATTGGACTATTTGGAGACGACTCCCGTCTTTCCGGCTAACCTTGATCAATGGTTGGACGAGGAATTAAAGAAGAATTTTTAG